In the genome of Ensifer adhaerens, one region contains:
- a CDS encoding L-threonine ammonia-lyase — MDRQGVEDALGAMRGLFAETPLQLNDHLSARYGAEIWLKREDLSPVRSYKIRGAFNFLRKAIGEGGTEQTFVCASAGNHAQGFAYVCRHFGVHGTVFMPVTTPQQKIEKTRMFGAGFIEIKLFGDFFDQCYQAARDHADTAGAIMVPPFDHPDIIEGQATVAAEILAQLPDGSVPDLVVIPVGGGGLSSGVSGYLENIVDRNGFVFCEPEGAPSLKRALEAGEPVTLARVDNFVDGAAVARIGDLNFAALSKFSPRQVMTIAENAICVSMIEMLNIEGVVLEPAGALSIAALAQLPAERLKGRRVVAIVSGGNFDFERLPDVKERAMRHSGVKKYFILRLAQRPGALKDFLNLLGPEDDIARFEYLKKSARNFGSILIGIETARPENFGRLTAAFDAAGLSYQDITDNEILSSLII; from the coding sequence GCTTGGCGCGATGCGCGGACTGTTTGCGGAAACACCGCTGCAGCTCAATGATCATCTGAGCGCGCGCTATGGCGCGGAGATCTGGTTGAAGCGCGAGGACCTGTCGCCGGTGCGCTCCTACAAGATCCGTGGGGCGTTCAACTTTCTGCGCAAGGCCATTGGCGAGGGCGGGACCGAGCAGACCTTCGTATGTGCCTCTGCCGGTAATCACGCGCAAGGCTTCGCCTATGTCTGCCGCCATTTCGGCGTCCATGGTACCGTCTTCATGCCGGTGACGACGCCGCAGCAGAAGATCGAGAAGACGCGCATGTTCGGTGCCGGCTTCATCGAGATCAAGCTCTTCGGGGATTTTTTCGACCAGTGCTATCAAGCGGCCCGCGACCACGCGGACACGGCGGGTGCCATCATGGTGCCACCCTTCGATCACCCTGATATCATCGAGGGGCAGGCGACCGTTGCAGCAGAAATCCTCGCCCAGCTGCCAGATGGCAGCGTGCCGGATCTCGTCGTCATCCCCGTCGGCGGCGGCGGATTGTCATCGGGCGTGAGCGGATACCTGGAGAATATCGTCGACAGGAACGGGTTTGTCTTTTGCGAACCGGAGGGCGCGCCTAGTCTCAAACGCGCTCTGGAGGCCGGCGAACCGGTGACGCTCGCCAGGGTCGACAATTTCGTCGACGGGGCGGCCGTCGCGCGGATTGGCGACCTCAACTTTGCCGCCCTTTCGAAGTTCTCGCCCCGACAGGTGATGACGATCGCGGAGAACGCGATCTGCGTCTCCATGATCGAGATGCTGAATATTGAGGGCGTGGTGCTGGAGCCGGCGGGCGCTCTCTCCATCGCAGCCCTGGCGCAACTGCCGGCGGAGCGGTTGAAGGGCAGACGTGTCGTGGCCATCGTGTCGGGCGGCAATTTCGACTTCGAGCGGCTGCCCGATGTCAAGGAGCGCGCCATGCGCCACTCCGGCGTGAAGAAGTATTTCATTCTGCGGCTGGCGCAACGACCAGGCGCACTGAAGGACTTCCTCAACCTTCTCGGACCGGAAGACGACATTGCTCGTTTCGAATATCTAAAGAAATCCGCACGCAATTTCGGTTCGATCCTCATCGGGATCGAGACGGCGAGGCCGGAGAATTTCGGGCGCCTGACCGCCGCGTTTGATGCCGCGGGTCTCAGCTATCAGGACATTACAGACAATGAAATCCTGTCCAGTTTGATTATCTAA
- a CDS encoding arsenate reductase, producing MHGENPDTERILNVTILHNPRCSTSRAVLQMIRDAGHEPAIVEYLKHPPERAELVRMLVALEMNPRQLMRRKEALYKTLNLQDPSLTDNDLLDAMLENPILIERPIVISEKGIRLGRPKEKISDIL from the coding sequence GTGCATGGCGAAAATCCTGACACCGAGCGCATCTTGAACGTCACCATCCTGCACAATCCCCGCTGCTCGACCTCGCGTGCCGTGCTGCAGATGATCCGCGACGCGGGTCATGAACCGGCCATCGTCGAATACTTGAAGCATCCGCCGGAGCGCGCGGAACTCGTGCGCATGCTGGTGGCGCTGGAGATGAACCCGCGCCAGCTCATGCGCCGCAAGGAAGCGCTTTACAAGACACTGAACCTTCAGGACCCATCGCTGACGGACAACGATCTGCTCGACGCGATGCTCGAAAACCCGATCCTCATCGAGCGGCCGATCGTCATTTCCGAAAAAGGCATCCGTCTCGGCCGCCCGAAGGAAAAGATCTCGGACATCCTTTAG
- a CDS encoding DNA-binding transcriptional regulator, MocR family, contains an aminotransferase domain → MTNWLPSLKEGSGPLYVRLADQIEADIASGILPPGAKLPPQRDLAYDIKVTIGTIGRAYALVRERGLVSGEVGRGTYVLPQQEEPANDGRDRIVSAFSGTRLPVPPAGKLRFDTTAAPDVGQSGPIETFLSRTVRDFRDEISSYTRVIPDRWKEAGRKWLSNASWQPSLDCIVPVLGAHAGIMSVIHAISQPGDYIAFEELTYAQVSRAAAMTGRRIVTVASDQGGILPDDLERVCAQKHPKAIFLMPSAQNPTAVTLSVERRKAIAEIARAHNVWVIEDNLYGAMTEDGLPFLAELAPDKTFHIGGLSKSVAAGVRGGWVACPPHFAARVNITHKLSTGGIPFLLFELCASLVLSGTATTIRRQVLSECRAREQLVEAIFGDLDISHQRGAPFFWLRLPEPWHAGTYKQAAFDRGILIDDEDEFKPARSDKVHHAVRISYSSPQDRKDVENGLKTLKALIDAGQTGYDTDA, encoded by the coding sequence ATGACAAATTGGCTACCATCGCTGAAGGAAGGCTCCGGTCCACTCTATGTGCGGCTGGCCGATCAGATCGAAGCGGACATCGCATCCGGCATTTTGCCGCCCGGCGCAAAGCTTCCGCCACAGCGCGACCTTGCCTACGACATAAAGGTGACAATCGGGACAATCGGGCGTGCCTACGCGCTGGTGCGTGAACGCGGCCTGGTCTCTGGCGAGGTGGGGCGCGGCACCTATGTCCTGCCGCAGCAGGAGGAGCCCGCCAATGACGGGCGCGACCGCATCGTCAGCGCCTTCTCGGGAACCCGCCTCCCCGTCCCGCCCGCAGGAAAGCTGCGTTTCGATACAACGGCAGCGCCCGATGTGGGACAATCCGGCCCGATCGAGACATTCCTGAGCCGCACGGTCCGCGACTTTCGCGACGAGATTTCGAGCTATACCCGCGTCATCCCCGACCGCTGGAAGGAAGCGGGACGCAAATGGCTGTCCAATGCCAGCTGGCAGCCGTCGCTTGATTGCATTGTCCCTGTCCTGGGCGCTCATGCCGGGATCATGTCGGTCATCCACGCCATCTCGCAGCCGGGCGACTATATCGCCTTCGAGGAACTGACCTATGCGCAGGTATCGCGCGCCGCGGCGATGACCGGCCGACGCATTGTCACCGTGGCGTCCGACCAAGGCGGCATCCTGCCGGACGATCTGGAGCGCGTTTGCGCGCAAAAGCATCCAAAGGCGATCTTCCTGATGCCCTCGGCCCAAAATCCGACGGCGGTGACGCTCTCCGTGGAGCGCCGCAAGGCGATTGCCGAGATCGCGCGCGCGCATAATGTCTGGGTGATCGAGGACAATCTCTATGGCGCGATGACGGAGGATGGACTGCCCTTTCTCGCCGAACTCGCTCCCGACAAGACCTTCCATATCGGCGGGCTTTCGAAATCCGTGGCGGCGGGCGTGCGCGGCGGCTGGGTCGCCTGCCCGCCGCATTTTGCCGCCCGCGTCAATATCACCCACAAGCTGTCGACCGGCGGCATTCCCTTTCTGCTCTTCGAACTTTGCGCCTCTCTGGTGCTGTCTGGAACCGCGACAACGATCCGGCGCCAGGTTCTGTCCGAATGCCGTGCGCGCGAGCAACTGGTCGAGGCGATCTTCGGCGACCTCGACATCAGCCACCAGCGCGGCGCGCCCTTCTTCTGGCTGCGCCTGCCCGAACCGTGGCACGCGGGCACCTACAAGCAGGCGGCCTTCGACCGGGGCATCCTCATCGACGACGAAGACGAGTTCAAGCCGGCCCGCTCCGACAAGGTCCACCATGCCGTTCGCATCAGCTATTCCTCGCCGCAGGATCGGAAAGATGTTGAAAACGGGCTGAAGACGCTGAAAGCGCTCATTGATGCCGGGCAGACCGGCTATGACACGGATGCCTGA
- a CDS encoding Uncharacterized conserved protein YjiS, DUF1127 family, whose translation MMETMETMMESVSLERARITHVTFGTRIAKVLAALRWAFIRNRSRLALSELTDDQLADIGISRHEAERECRKFDLF comes from the coding sequence ATGATGGAGACGATGGAGACAATGATGGAAAGTGTATCGCTCGAACGGGCCCGGATCACGCATGTGACATTCGGCACCCGCATCGCGAAAGTCCTTGCCGCACTCCGCTGGGCCTTCATCCGCAATCGCTCGCGTCTCGCGCTTTCGGAGCTGACAGACGATCAGCTCGCCGATATCGGCATCAGCCGACACGAGGCGGAACGCGAATGCCGGAAGTTCGATCTGTTCTGA
- a CDS encoding cob(II)yrinic acid a,c-diamide reductase, with protein MAKLDRMAECGALAEAGAFSSEERTAVYRAIETRRDVRGQFLSTPLPDDLVQRLLKAAHSAPSVGFMQPWNFILVRKPETKASVAQAFARANREAAAMFEDERQAAYLRLKLEGIAQAPLSICVTCDPTRGGKVILGRTHNLRMDAYSTVCAVQNLWLAARAEGVGVGWVSIFHEDEVKAILGIPSHVQIIAWLCVGYVDRLYTEPELALKGWRQRLPLEDLVFEEAWQEGAPT; from the coding sequence ATGGCGAAGCTTGATCGAATGGCAGAGTGCGGTGCACTCGCCGAGGCGGGAGCCTTTTCATCCGAAGAACGCACGGCGGTGTACCGCGCGATCGAGACGCGGCGCGATGTGCGCGGCCAGTTTCTCTCCACGCCATTGCCTGACGACCTGGTCCAGCGGTTGCTCAAGGCCGCGCATAGCGCCCCCTCCGTCGGTTTCATGCAGCCGTGGAATTTCATTCTTGTCAGGAAGCCCGAGACCAAAGCCAGCGTGGCGCAGGCCTTCGCCCGTGCCAACCGGGAAGCGGCTGCGATGTTCGAGGATGAGCGGCAAGCCGCCTATCTTCGGCTGAAACTGGAAGGCATTGCGCAGGCTCCGCTGTCCATCTGCGTCACCTGTGATCCGACGCGTGGCGGCAAGGTGATCCTGGGGCGAACGCATAATCTGCGGATGGACGCCTATTCCACCGTCTGTGCGGTGCAGAACCTTTGGCTTGCTGCGCGCGCGGAGGGCGTCGGCGTCGGCTGGGTCAGCATTTTCCATGAGGACGAGGTGAAAGCCATTCTGGGCATTCCTTCGCATGTTCAGATCATTGCGTGGCTGTGCGTCGGCTATGTCGACCGGCTCTATACCGAGCCTGAGCTGGCGCTGAAAGGATGGCGGCAGCGCCTGCCGCTGGAGGATCTGGTCTTCGAGGAGGCCTGGCAGGAGGGCGCGCCGACCTGA
- a CDS encoding acyl homoserine lactone synthase — protein MIEIFSGLERHFRPQALAPMFRLRKRVFHDLLGWDVRVRDDIEIDHYDDINPIYVLSYTPGTRHLRGALRLLPTLGPNMLDDTFPSLLGSSPAIRRPDIWESSRFCIDPEISQDRASNQVTVAAAELMCAVGELGLASGISGIVTVTDVFLERMFRRMGCPGNRIGEPRKIGSVHAVAVGWDVNDKLLSDMKAIAGISGPLLATPPDMRIAVAA, from the coding sequence TTGATCGAGATCTTTTCAGGCCTTGAGCGCCATTTCAGACCCCAGGCGCTCGCGCCCATGTTCCGGTTGCGCAAGCGTGTCTTTCATGACCTGCTCGGGTGGGACGTGAGGGTACGCGACGATATCGAGATCGACCACTATGACGACATCAACCCCATTTATGTCCTGTCCTACACGCCCGGCACGCGCCATCTGCGCGGTGCCCTCCGGCTCCTGCCGACGCTGGGCCCCAACATGCTCGACGATACATTCCCGTCGCTGCTCGGCAGCAGTCCGGCCATCCGCCGTCCCGACATCTGGGAATCGAGCCGTTTCTGCATCGACCCCGAGATCTCGCAGGACCGCGCCTCCAACCAGGTAACGGTCGCGGCAGCCGAGCTCATGTGCGCTGTCGGCGAACTCGGGCTCGCCTCTGGCATCAGCGGCATCGTCACCGTCACGGACGTCTTCCTGGAGCGCATGTTCCGGCGCATGGGTTGCCCGGGTAACCGCATTGGCGAACCCCGGAAAATTGGCAGCGTCCATGCCGTGGCCGTCGGCTGGGATGTGAACGACAAGCTGCTGTCGGACATGAAAGCCATTGCCGGAATTAGCGGTCCGCTGCTCGCAACCCCGCCGGACATGCGCATTGCCGTCGCGGCCTGA
- a CDS encoding regulatory protein, luxR family, which produces MPGQTGYSALVDTLSKATAADSRAFLMALRTRYQLGHILYADAEWQGDAFRAVTLLHDANPPLARLIRQQGVAPLAPLFSATKSLFGPGEIDPAAIKTTDRRYAQTLATCGLDRPMLVFPLLPSRPGVAFFACTSIRLDDWPMPVEILFRDIAALAGLFHAKRLSSESGTWSARRGPHLTPREAEILQWVAKGKTYWEIAQILGISIRTVRHFMANCREKLHAVSNKQAVAKAVANRMIDIPEATFSPRNDR; this is translated from the coding sequence ATGCCGGGCCAGACTGGCTATAGCGCGCTCGTCGACACGCTCTCAAAAGCGACCGCCGCGGATTCACGAGCCTTTCTGATGGCGCTCAGGACCCGCTACCAACTCGGGCACATCCTCTATGCCGACGCGGAGTGGCAGGGCGACGCGTTTCGCGCCGTCACCTTGCTTCACGACGCAAACCCGCCGCTCGCTCGCCTCATCCGCCAACAGGGCGTGGCGCCCCTTGCTCCGCTTTTCAGCGCCACGAAGAGCCTTTTCGGCCCTGGCGAGATCGATCCGGCCGCCATCAAGACAACCGATCGCCGATATGCGCAAACGCTGGCGACCTGCGGACTCGACCGCCCCATGCTGGTCTTCCCGCTCCTCCCCTCGCGGCCGGGCGTCGCGTTTTTCGCCTGCACTTCCATAAGGTTGGACGATTGGCCGATGCCGGTGGAGATCCTGTTCCGGGACATCGCAGCCCTTGCGGGGCTTTTTCACGCCAAGCGGCTTTCATCCGAATCCGGCACTTGGTCGGCCCGGAGAGGCCCGCACCTGACCCCACGCGAAGCCGAGATCCTGCAATGGGTCGCGAAGGGAAAGACCTATTGGGAGATCGCGCAGATCCTCGGCATTTCGATACGCACGGTCCGCCATTTCATGGCCAATTGCCGCGAAAAACTGCACGCCGTGTCGAACAAGCAGGCCGTTGCCAAGGCCGTCGCCAACCGCATGATCGACATTCCGGAAGCTACCTTCTCCCCGCGAAACGACAGATAA